A stretch of DNA from Heptranchias perlo isolate sHepPer1 unplaced genomic scaffold, sHepPer1.hap1 HAP1_SCAFFOLD_64, whole genome shotgun sequence:
GGACACCTCTCTCAAAGAGGTAAAGCGATACAGGCAATGTGTGAAGAGACATCTCTCCCAGTGAGATACAATGATACACTCTGTGTGTGAAGGGGCACCTCTCTCAGTTAGATACAGTGATCCAGACTCTTTCAATGAGATAGAGTGATCGAGGATAAGATAAGATTCATTTTGTCAAACACATTTTACACATTCTCCTGTCAGCTGGAATTCCCCGTGTACAATTACACACATCAGTCGCTGTCGCTGCACACTAACAATAGTATTTAGATAAAATTCTTAACTGGCCACAAAGCTTTTAGGCGAGCCTCCCTTACCTGATAAATTTAACACACGTTGTCACTGGGTGGTGAATATGCCCAGCTGCTGATATTCTCGAAGTATTCTGAGTATTTACACCTATAGCTGTTGCTGCCTTTCTGCGTTAACCCTCCAGCATCCTTAGTTATCGCGGTATATTTCACACTGGCAGGttttcaaccatgacagtcacatcattCATACACACGTccggctttcttgcaggagaaggtggtgcatatcaagagatatcaagtggcggtggcatttagcccctcgagcctgttccaccattcaatgagatcacggtggacctgtgacttaactccatatacccgccttagccccatatcccttaatacccttgattcacggaaatctatcaatctcagatttatcattgacaagtgagcgagcatcaactgcgtctgcagaagaacgttccaaatgtCACCCACCCTTCGCATATAGTAACAatccctaacttcactcctgcacgtcctggctctaaatgttaggctatgttcctgcatcctagtattcaagtgtaacaGACATCGAAAACAGTTACCAATgtgtcggcagccagaagcaataatctaaacactaacctgtaaattctgcatggtccctttaaatggcgccggtgtgtgtgtgtgtgtgtgggaggggggagcgggggttccTCCAGGTACTATTAGACACATTCAGATGATCGAAGTTGagactgtgctttgagttgagcgataagtcccaaaatggtgtctatcactttaaatcaccgttgcacactgattgaagccattttcttcctagtttacatgattccagcgttcgttatctgcgcccgcGCTAACTCATgtaccaaaatggcatctggcgcacgtcacgccggaaccgtgcatgcgcatccaagacgccgtcttggatgtcgaagaggccgcGTCGCGCCAAACAACTTTGGAATTTCCTCTTTGCGCTCCATTTAAGGGATCTCACCGGCAGTAAGGACGAAAATCTACCACAGCGTGCGTTTATAATTCAGTTCCTCTCATCCTGCCACATTTCATAAGGCGATTTAATTTGCTTTTACTGTAGTCCCGCCTCTTTTAGAATACTTGAAGAACATCAGCTGTGattcagtggggagcactctcactcgcctctgagtcagaaggtcatgggttcaagtccccactccagagaattgagcctaTATACTAGGCTGATACTTGCAGTCCAGTAATGCGGGAGCGCTGAACTggaggaggtgctgtctttcggatgagacgttaaacctcccaggtggacataaaagatcccatggcactaatagaagaagagcaggggagatctctccggtgtcctcggtcaatatttatccctccaccaacttcACTAacagcagattatctggtgatgaccatattgctgtttgtgggaccttgctgtgtgcaaattggctgcagcgtttcttacattacgttAGTGACTATACACAGAAGAGGCGGGTTCGGGTCGGACACacgcctcatttgatgctccaaTGAAGTTCCCACCGATggagttaggttaaaatctggGCTTCTAAAATCTTTACTGACTGAAGAATGTCACACTGGGTAGAATATTCAGTTACAAAGTTTACTTTGCTTGCAAGGCTCAGATATACATTTACATGATGTTAAACCTATGACTCACCTTTCACAGTTAAATGCACCGGGTCACTGCGGGGCGAGATATATTCTTTCTCCTTTACCGTTTTCACAAAGTCACAGGTGTAGTCCCCTCCGTCAGTTGGGTCGGGGTCTGTGATGTTGAAGATGATTGATCGTTCAGAGCCTGAGACATCCCGTGTATCAATGGGATTCGTGTCACCTTGTCTGTACAAGCGGGACCTGTCGGCGGAATAGTTGGCAGTGCAGTTAAtccgaaccctctcccccactgtcacgACACCAGCGGCCGGATCCATAGAGACTGTGGGCTTTGGCAGTTTATCTGTAATTAATAGAATACATCGAGCAAATAAGAACTGTTTTGAATATGTCAAATCGATCGAGGAAAAACACATtagccttagagagtgtgcagaggagattgaccagaatgacaccaggggtgagggacttcagatacgcggagtgattggagaagctgggactgttctccttagagcagggaaggttgaggagagatttaattgagatgttcaaaatgatgaagtgttttgatggaatagatgtggagaaactgtttccacgggcagaagggtcggtaaccaaagggcacagattgaagataattgacaaaagaacaagaggggagatgaggagacattatcttaggcagcgagttgttatcttCTGGAATCCATTTCCTGAAAGGGcggtcgaagcagattcaataataaatttcaaatgATATTgatttatacttgaaaaggaaatatttgcaggataCCGGGCAAAGAGCAacagagtgggaataattggatagctctttcaaagagctagcacaggcttgatggcccgaatggcctccttctgtgctgtatgtttctgtGTAAGGCTCTGTGATAAAGGACACGTATCTCAAATAAATAGTGATACAGGCTCTGTGTGAAGAGACACCTCTACCAGTGAGATACGACGATACAATCTCTATGTAAAGGGAAACCTCTCTCAAAGAGGAAATGCGATGCAGGCTCTGTGTCAAGGGACACCTCTCTCAATATGATAAGATGATACACTATGTTTGAAGGGGCACCTCTCGCAAAGAGGTAAAGCGATACAGGCTCTGTGTGAAGCGATACTTCTCTCAATAAGCTATTGTGacacactctctgtgtgaagggacACCTCTCTCAAAGAGGTAAAGCGATACAGGCAATGTGTGAAGAGACATCTCTCCTAGTGAGATACAATGATAcactctgtgtgtgaagggaCATCTCTCTCAAAGAGGTAGAGCGATACAGGCTCTGTGGGAAGAGACATCTCTCCCAGTGAGATACAATGATACACTCTCTTTGTGAAGGGACACCTCTCTCAGTAACATACAATGTTCTAGACCCTCTCAATGAGATGGAGTGATCGTGGATAAGATAACATTCGTTTTGTTAAACAAATTTTACACATCGTCCTGTCAGCTGGAATTCGCCGTTTACAATTACACACCGCAGTTGCTGTCGCTGCACACTAACAACAATATTTAGATAAAAGTCTTAACTGACCACAAAGATTTTTGGCGAGCCTCCCTTACCTGTTAAATTTAACCACACGTTGTCACTGGGTGGTGAATATGCCCAGCTGCTGTTATTCTCGAAGTATTTTTTGTATTTACACCTGTAGCTGATGCTGCCTTTCACCTTTAACCCTCCATCATCCTTTGTTTTAGCGGTATAGTTAACTTCATTGAAATATGCaaacattttgttttttgttttttcgTTATTTCTGTAGAAATCAACAATGCATTTGCTGTGAGCGAAGTGACAGGTGAGTGAAACTTCTTCTCCCAGCAGAATTACACTCCATGCTGGATCCATCGACAGGGTCGGTTTGACGAAGGAAACTGAAGAATAAAAAGGATTTCATTCATGGGAAGTTTGGTGCAATCATTCTGATTCAGGCCTCATATTGTGTCGCCTCAGCTGCCTTTACATTCTTCTTCGCGTTTGTTTAActctaattttaacctaaccaacCAGGGCGTGTAATAGACGAGATCGGGTcggacgcccgttttacaccctgcgcgATGTTTACTctacattgacttcaatagaagagTAAAATCGGACAGGCCGTAAAATCGGAGTTGGACTCAATTCTCACCGGCCCGTTATGTTAAAATGACCCCTCTCTCAGTGAGATACAATGTGTACAGGCACTTCTCTCAATCAGATACAATGATACAAGCTCTGTATGAAGAGACTCCTCTCAATAAAATACAGTGATACAGGCTCTGTATGAAGAGACTCCTCTCTCAAAGAGATACAGTGATGCAGGCTCTGTATGAAGAGGCTCTTCTCTCAAAGAGATACAGTGATGCAGGCTCTGTATGAAGAGCCACCTCTCTCAAAGAGATACTGTGATACAGGCTCTGTGTGAAGGGACAATTCTCCCTGTATCAAATCAGTTGCACGGCGCTGCTGCCTGTTTGCCTCTCACATGGgattaattttaacctaacccgcctggcggGAAAACCACAGGATCGGGAGGAACGCCAGTTTAACACCCTGCCCTATATTAATTTCCTTGACTCGAGCGGGGCGCACAACCAGCTTTGTGCCCGATCCACTCAGTTTCTCGACaggcggattaggttaaaattagcccTTAAGATCCATCCGCCACTAGGATAAGTTTCTGATTTCATTGTTTCTGAGACAGTAACAGTGCAGCCTGGACCCAGAACTGCACCCTACAGGCTTCCAGGAAATAGATTGAGGGGCTTAGATGGCAACATTACAAGGCAGATCTCAGTCAAAACTAGTGGGTCAACACAATCATCCACACGGATGAGAAGGGCCTTGTTGGCGAGTGAACCGATATTCTGGATGTAAATGAGAAGGAGTGGTGATCGATCCACTGAAGAGTCTAAGCGGGTAGTGGAGTCGGGGTTGGTGGGCGGTGCGGTAAGTGAGACGGGAAGGACGTTTTAGAGCTTAACTCTCAGCGGGAGCGGTGGGTGGGAAGATCAGCAAAAGAAGAGGACGGGGCGATGGtattggtgatgctgttcgtaaGTTACGATTGACAGAGCTCTCAACgtttggagaatgccaagagcGGCACAGAGGGCAGCTGTGGACTTACTCACGAGGAATTCAAGCCTGTGAGAGCAAAAGAGTAGGAAGGCCTAGGAGTAGTGATGTATTGAGTTACTGGCGTTAGGGAGGGGTGGAATACACAAGAGGGAAATACAGACCACGGAGAAGCaggaaagggatctgggggaGATGAGAGATTTATCATTCAAATCATCCAGGCAATGCTTGGCTTTTGCCAAATGTGATTTGAATTGCTTACAATACGAAACACAGGTTAGATCAAAAGAAGTGATGTTACCATTCAGTCGAGCATTTGTCCGCGAAAGTGCATAGAATTCGAGGCAAACTATTGAGATGGGTAGGGCATTGGTTaaaaggtaggagacagagaggagggataatggcTAAATGCACCGATTGGTAGGACGTGACTAGTAGTGCcttccagggatctgtactggtgcctcagcttttcactatatttaccaATGACTTTTATGAAGGAATTGGTAATTCGTATTAGAGTAGTATATCGAGGTTTGCTGACGAAATTAAGTTGTGTAGGAGGGAGCAGAAATTtggaaagggaaattgatagattcagtgagtgggcaaatctgtggcagatggagttcaatatgggggaATGTGAAGCCATCCACTTTGACCGAAGACAGATAGATTAGTGTGTTTTCCAAATAGTGAGAAGCAAGGAACTGTGGAGGGCTGGAGAGATTTCGGAGTTCATATgcggaaatcactaaaaactagaggACAGGTACAAAACACAATTTAAAAGGTTAATTGAATGATAGCATTTATCTCAAGGGTGCAGGATTACAAAGGAGTGGAACTTATGCTATAGTTGTATAATGCTCTGgatagaccgcatctggagtattgcgttaaATTCTGAAAACTCCGCCTCTGGGAGGATATATTCGCCTTGAAGGGGTTACAGTGCAAATTCACGAGAATAATACGTGGGAtaaaagggttcaattatgaggacaggtttcatgGACCAGGCTGAGTGtaaaagattaagtggtgatcaaattgaggtgtttaaaacgatTAAAGTATTTGATTGGgtagatcaggagtgtgatggaatacactccacttgcctggatgagtgcagctccaacaacactcaagaagctcgacatcattcagaacaaagcaacccgcttgattggcaccccatccaccactctaaacattcattcccttcaccatcagcgcaacgtgattgcagtgtgtaccatccacaggatgcactgcagcaactcgccaaggcttcttcgacagcacctcccaaacccgcgacctctaccaccaagaatgacgagggcagcaggcacatgggaacaacaccacctgcactttcccctccaagtcaaacgccatcccgacttggaaatatatcgccgttccttcatcgtcgctgggtcaaaatcctggaactcccttcctaacagcactgtgggaaaaccttcaccacaaagactgcagcagttcaagaaggcggctcaccaccaccttctcaagggcaattagggatgggcaataaaagccagcGACGCctagatcccatgaacgaataaaaaaaatagagtGCGACAATTTACTCAgctggggggaatccagaacaagggggcataactttaaaattggagctcggccgttcaggggtgaagtcaggaagcaattATTCACACAAAGtggagtggaaatctgggactctctccccccaaaaattgTTGAGACTggcggtcaattgaaaatttaaaaaccgagattaaaagatttttgttaagcaaaggtattaagggatacggagccaaggcgggtaaatggagttaagacacagatcagccatgatctaattgaatggcggaataggcccgtggggctgaatgatctattcctgttcctgtgttcttatATTCCACCTGGAGTGCTTTGGTGTAGTTTTGAATCCCACGACAGAGAAAGAGTATGGATGCACTGTCAGAAAACCGGACATATCCCATAGTGCCTTCGCAATGAGAGCTGCTGAGATGCAGATCTGTATTACTGCTACCAATGACACAACACAATTGATTACAGCAACTAACTTAACATACATAAAAACAAAACTCAATGATTTATCTGTATAGAACATTCAATTTCATTACTTTAAAGAAAACTTCAACACGAACCTTGAGAAACGCTCCGCCGAGCCCCCAAAAGAACTAAAATGAGAAAATATGAATTAGTTATACGACAACCAGTACCTTTAGAGGATCCATATACAGACTGATTTTTGTTCATTGTGTTATAGATGTATCTCAGTGTGATTGAATTGGTGGCATTCTGGCCCATTTTGATTCAAATCCAACTTCAGAACTTGAGCAGTTAATCAGGCAGAAATGCAGAGTTTTGCAGACTTCCATTAACCTttctgtgaaaaagtacttcctgcttTCACTCCAAATcgtctaactctaattttaagattgagcCCCCTTGTTCTACATTCCACCACAATAACTGAATAAATTCTATCGAGATGTCCATTTGTAAATAATTCCAATAATCTATGGCCGGTATGAAAAGATGCCTGATGGTACAAAACAGCGTGAAAATGTATTCAAAATGCAAAAAGGTCAATTTTTTTACTGAGTGAAACCGTCACTGAAAGAAAAGGAATGCAGCTGGGTGGATTGTGTGGGTAAACACTGTGCATCTTTACAGATCGCATGGTATTACAGTCAACTCTAGCATGCTGAAGGAGGACGTGGAGTCCAAATAATGAGAAGTGAATGGTGTTAGAATCCACTGGAAACCGGTACTTTTACAGACACTTAACTCACTGTCACGAATATCACAATGTGAGTGTCATCGCTTTAGAAGGCAGActaattaaaaataatttgaaaatattGTGTGGTATATTTTGGTTGGTGGAATAAGAAGGTCACACATTCctgagagtctaaatgggatagagggacAAACGGATCTATGGATCATATAAGCAAATTATTAAAAGTAACGCAGGTGAACAAAGCCATAAAATGAAAACACAGCTCTGGAGTTCATTTCAAGAGGAATGGAACTGAAAAGCAGACAAGttgtgttaaacttatatagaaccttggttagaccacacttagaatactgtgaacagttcttgtatctatattataaaaaggatgcagaggcaatggagaaggtgcaaaaattatCAACAAGAATAACAACAGAACTGAGTGGTTTtacgtatcaggaaagattgaacaggctggggatcttttctctaaaagagagaaggctgagaggtgacttgaaagaggtctttgaaattatgaaagggcttgacagggtagatagagagaagaacGTTTCCAGTTGTGAGACAGTCCAaatccaggggccataaatataaatattcaccaataaatccaattgggactacgcagagagtggttagaatgtggaattcgataccacatggagtagttgagacgagtaGTATAGATGccgttaaggggaagctcgataggtacatgagagataaaggtggagaaggatatgctgatagggttaggtgatgtCGGATGGGGCGAGACTCGCGTGGAGCATGAATGCCGGCACAG
This window harbors:
- the LOC137318042 gene encoding platelet glycoprotein VI-like; protein product: MFAYFNEVNYTAKTKDDGGLKVKGSISYRCKYKKYFENNSSWAYSPPSDNVWLNLTDKLPKPTVSMDPAAGVVTVGERVRINCTANYSADRSRLYRQGDTNPIDTRDVSGSERSIIFNITDPDPTDGGDYTCDFVKTVKEKEYISPRSDPVHLTVKGES